One part of the Humulus lupulus chromosome 9, drHumLupu1.1, whole genome shotgun sequence genome encodes these proteins:
- the LOC133802367 gene encoding uncharacterized protein LOC133802367: MEEKLVSTVGLEVERDKLKADLVDMTNKWMEKSQFCVQHEARMEKLSSMMSDLDEEIVSLQTDKETLERERKELEQRVNSLESSTAEAKKQKLETELLFGKKLKEAEERAVEAAVEATRQRIRDREITERKFARMAEVDTAKYLDLALRNKKQTPEEKWAKLEMYCKNVDVKIGEYDVDKYLNELGDLQISYPPCHLEKLKLRGDALGSMYNAEGEAVEDTVANLAPDEKASGSTSVAEGKSEGERGVCCMTYLDQELHRSFRPLRAKYSERLYRWWERMPSEHREWTNVPFLRRIFDNPQWLYSTWALEELIRSGIPYYISCERYGLGYPKLENAMSEYIRRIEWD, from the exons ATGGAGGAGAAGCTGGTAAGCACTGTTGGGCTTGAAGTGGAGCGAGATAAACTGAAAGCTGATTTGGTGGACATGACCAATAAGTGGATGGAGAAAAGTCAATTCTGCGTTCAGCATGAAGCTCGCATGGAAAAGCTTAGCAGTATGATGAGTGACCTTGACGAGGAGATTGTGTCGTTACAGACTGATAAGGAGAccttagagagggagagaaaagAGCTGGAGCAAAGGGTGAACAGTCTTGAGTCCAGCACAGCGGAGGCCAAGAAGCAGAAGTTAGAAACTGAACTTCTATTTGGGAAGAAGTTGAAGGAAGCAGAAGAG aggGCAGTAGAGGCAGCTGTTGAAGCCACTAGGCAGCGTATTCGAGATCGAGAGATCACTGAACGCAAATTTGCGAGAATGGCAGAGGTAGACACTGCCAAGTATCTGGATTTGGCGTTACGTAACAAGAAGCAGACCCCAGAGGAGAAATGGGCAAAGCTGGAGATGTATTGCAAGAACGTCGACGTAAAGATAGGAGAGTATGACGTCGACAAGTATTTGAATGAACTTGGGGATTTGCAGATTTCTTATCCGCCATGTCATTTGGAGAAGTTGAAGCTGAGGGGCGATGCGCTGGGATCGATGTATAATGCCGAGGGGGAAGCCGTTGAAGATACTGTTGCCAACTTGGCTCCTGATGAAAAAGCATCAGGTTCTACCTCTGTAGCTGAGGGCAAGTCAGAGGGTGAAAGAG GTGTATGTTGTATGACGTATTTGGATCAGGAGCTTCATAGATCTTTTAGGCCTTTGCGTGCGAAATACAGCGAAAGATtatacagatggtgggagagGATGCCCA GTGAGCACCGTGAGTGGACGAATGTTCCCTTTTTAAGGAGAATCTTTGACAACCCACAGTGGCTTTACTCAACGTGGGCTCTGGAAGAGCTTATCAGAAGTGGCATCCCGTACTATATATCTTGTGAACGCTACGGGCTAGGCTATCCGAAGCTAGAAAATGCGATGTCAGAGTACATACGACGTATCGAATGGGATTAA